From Aliarcobacter butzleri, the proteins below share one genomic window:
- the kccS gene encoding KCU-star family protein — translation MFDKIKTFYEKSEKFFHPLVGLSSYEKYLEHMKRVHPDKEVLSRGDFFKECIERKYNSGGINKCC, via the coding sequence ATGTTTGACAAAATAAAAACATTTTATGAAAAATCTGAAAAGTTTTTTCATCCCCTTGTGGGGCTTTCAAGCTATGAAAAATATTTAGAACACATGAAAAGAGTTCATCCAGATAAGGAAGTTTTGAGTCGAGGTGACTTTTTTAAAGAGTGTATAGAAAGAAAATATAATAGTGGTGGTATTAATAAATGTTGTTAA